The following proteins come from a genomic window of Terriglobia bacterium:
- a CDS encoding MFS transporter — MPPRIDRQAPTFGERGRVREDTVIEAASGLAPAEPEPWKASFWSLIVTQFQGAFSDSALKNLIIFLILRMGLPTEKRDSLIPLILFLFALPFVLFSMTGGFLADRFSKRSVTIGTKVMELGVVLLAATGLALPSLPVQAAAVFLLSTQAALFGPSKYGLLPELLPEKLLSWGNGILELGTFLAIILGTVSGALMAEAFRGRQGYSGAIFVGLAALGLLASLGIRRVPAANPGSRLRLNFLGALSTEMREMRKDRVLALAVAGNVYFWFLGAILQPVLLLYGSDVLHLRESQGGVLQATLAVGIGLGSLAAGYLSGNKIEYGLVPLGSLGITVFALMLSPHGLTFGEVAVRLALLGVFAGFFAVPVNAMIQHRPAAARRGAIIAAAGLLSWIGVFLAAGVYWLLVSAGRLSPPSIVLASALLTLAATVYVLRLLPDALLRLLLWLLTHTFYRIRIEGRDNIPEKGGALFVSNHLSFVDALLLSASTDRPVRFLIYQAIYDHPLVKPFARTIRAIPVSSDFRPRDMIRALRVAGDAVQAGEVVCIFAEGQITRIGALLPFRRGFERIMKGVDAPIVPVALEGVWGSIFSFEKGRFFWKIPHRIPFPVTVSFGRPMPAGSTHVEVREAVQALQTEAWASRRRLRRTLHRAFVASARRHPLRFAMADGKVPKLRYGAALARTIFLARRLRPVWEGQEKVGILLPPSVGGALVNFAALLTGKVPVNLNYTASDEVLQSCARQCGLETVVTAKAFLDRLEVRVPGRTVLLEDLAAHPRAREKLWAVLLRLLAPAGLLERALGRRRRASLDDLATVIFSSGSTGDPKGVMLTHDNVGSNIEQIGQIFSLGGSDRILGVLPFFHSFGFTGTLCLPAALGSGVVYHPSPLDARAIGGLVRTYGVTFLLATPTFLQGYIRRCQPEDFGSLRFVMVGAEKLSERISVAFEDRFGLRPFEAYGCTECSPAVAVNRPDYRAAGFRQVGAKRGSIGHPLPGISVKIVDPATLLPLPVGQPGLLVVRGPNVMKGYLGRPDKTAEVLRDGWYVTGDVAELDPDGFLVITDRLSRFSKIGGEMVPHIKVEEKLQEVAGATEQVFAVTGVPDERKGERLVVLHTLPEEKLAAVLEALPKAGLSNLWTPRVDQFHRVDALPLLGSGKLDLRKIRELAAQFGRAS; from the coding sequence ATGCCCCCCAGGATCGACCGGCAGGCCCCGACCTTCGGCGAAAGGGGGCGCGTGCGCGAGGACACCGTCATCGAGGCGGCCTCAGGCTTGGCCCCCGCGGAACCGGAGCCCTGGAAGGCGAGCTTCTGGAGCCTGATCGTCACCCAGTTCCAGGGGGCGTTCAGCGACTCGGCGCTCAAGAACCTGATCATCTTCCTGATCCTCCGCATGGGGCTGCCGACCGAGAAGCGCGACAGCCTGATCCCGCTGATCCTCTTCCTCTTCGCGCTCCCGTTCGTCCTGTTCTCCATGACCGGCGGCTTCCTCGCCGACCGGTTCAGCAAGCGGTCCGTCACGATCGGCACGAAGGTCATGGAGCTCGGCGTGGTCCTGCTTGCGGCGACGGGTCTCGCGCTCCCGAGTCTGCCGGTGCAGGCGGCGGCCGTCTTCCTCCTCAGCACCCAGGCGGCGCTGTTCGGGCCGTCCAAGTACGGCCTCCTGCCCGAGCTGCTCCCCGAGAAGCTCCTCTCGTGGGGGAACGGCATCCTCGAGCTGGGGACGTTCCTCGCGATCATCCTCGGCACCGTGAGCGGCGCCCTGATGGCGGAGGCGTTCCGCGGAAGGCAGGGGTACTCGGGCGCGATCTTCGTCGGGCTCGCCGCCCTCGGCCTCCTCGCGAGCCTGGGGATTCGCCGCGTGCCCGCCGCCAACCCGGGCAGCCGCCTCCGGCTCAACTTCCTGGGAGCCCTCTCGACCGAGATGCGCGAGATGCGGAAGGACCGCGTCCTCGCCCTCGCCGTAGCCGGCAACGTCTACTTCTGGTTCCTCGGCGCGATCCTCCAACCGGTCCTCCTGCTCTACGGCTCGGACGTCCTCCACCTGCGCGAATCGCAGGGCGGCGTCCTGCAGGCGACGCTCGCCGTCGGGATCGGCCTCGGCAGCCTCGCCGCGGGATACCTCTCGGGGAACAAGATCGAGTACGGCCTCGTCCCGCTCGGCTCGCTCGGCATCACCGTATTCGCCCTGATGCTCTCGCCCCACGGTCTGACCTTCGGCGAAGTGGCGGTCCGCCTGGCGCTGCTCGGCGTGTTCGCGGGGTTCTTCGCGGTCCCGGTCAACGCGATGATCCAGCACCGTCCCGCGGCGGCGCGGCGGGGGGCCATCATCGCCGCGGCGGGCCTGCTGAGCTGGATCGGCGTCTTCCTCGCGGCGGGCGTCTACTGGCTGCTGGTCTCGGCGGGACGCCTTTCGCCACCGTCGATCGTCCTCGCGAGCGCGCTCCTCACCCTCGCCGCGACGGTCTACGTCCTCCGCCTCCTTCCCGACGCCCTGCTGCGTCTGCTGCTGTGGCTCCTCACGCACACCTTCTACCGGATCCGGATCGAGGGGCGCGACAACATCCCCGAGAAGGGGGGCGCCCTCTTCGTCTCCAACCACCTCTCCTTCGTGGACGCGCTCCTGCTGAGCGCTTCGACCGACCGTCCCGTCCGTTTCCTGATCTACCAGGCGATCTACGACCACCCGCTCGTCAAGCCGTTCGCGCGGACGATCCGGGCGATCCCGGTCTCCTCTGACTTCAGGCCGCGCGACATGATCCGGGCGCTGCGCGTCGCGGGAGACGCGGTTCAGGCGGGCGAGGTCGTCTGCATCTTCGCCGAGGGGCAGATCACGCGGATCGGGGCGCTGCTCCCGTTCCGGCGCGGCTTCGAACGGATCATGAAGGGGGTGGACGCCCCGATCGTCCCGGTCGCCCTCGAGGGCGTCTGGGGGTCGATCTTCAGCTTCGAGAAGGGGCGCTTCTTCTGGAAGATCCCCCACCGGATCCCGTTCCCCGTGACGGTGAGCTTCGGGCGGCCCATGCCCGCCGGCTCGACGCACGTCGAGGTCCGCGAGGCGGTCCAGGCGCTCCAGACGGAGGCCTGGGCGAGCCGCAGGCGGCTTCGCAGGACGCTGCACCGCGCCTTCGTCGCGTCGGCCCGGCGGCACCCGCTCCGCTTCGCGATGGCCGACGGGAAGGTGCCGAAGCTCCGCTACGGCGCGGCCCTCGCGCGCACGATCTTCCTCGCGCGCCGCCTGCGGCCGGTCTGGGAGGGGCAGGAGAAGGTCGGCATCCTGCTCCCCCCGTCGGTCGGCGGCGCCCTGGTGAACTTCGCGGCGCTCCTGACGGGGAAGGTCCCCGTGAACCTGAACTACACGGCATCTGACGAGGTCCTCCAGTCCTGCGCACGGCAGTGCGGCCTCGAGACGGTCGTGACCGCGAAGGCGTTCCTCGACCGCCTCGAGGTCCGCGTGCCGGGGCGGACCGTCCTGCTCGAGGACCTGGCGGCGCATCCGCGCGCCCGAGAGAAGCTCTGGGCGGTCCTCCTGCGCCTCCTCGCCCCCGCGGGCCTCCTCGAGCGGGCGCTCGGCCGGCGCCGGCGGGCCTCGCTCGACGATCTCGCGACCGTCATCTTCTCGAGCGGCAGCACCGGGGATCCCAAGGGGGTGATGCTGACCCACGACAACGTCGGGTCGAACATCGAGCAGATCGGCCAGATCTTCAGCCTCGGCGGGAGCGACCGGATCCTGGGGGTCCTTCCGTTCTTCCACTCCTTCGGCTTCACCGGCACGCTCTGCCTCCCCGCCGCGCTCGGCTCGGGCGTCGTCTACCACCCGAGCCCGCTCGACGCGCGGGCGATCGGCGGCCTCGTCCGCACGTACGGCGTCACGTTCCTCCTCGCGACGCCGACCTTCCTTCAGGGGTACATCCGCCGCTGCCAGCCCGAGGATTTCGGGAGCTTGAGGTTCGTGATGGTCGGTGCGGAGAAGCTCTCCGAGCGGATCTCCGTCGCCTTCGAGGACCGCTTCGGATTGAGGCCCTTCGAGGCGTACGGCTGCACGGAGTGCTCGCCCGCGGTGGCGGTGAACCGCCCCGACTACCGCGCCGCCGGCTTCCGGCAGGTGGGGGCGAAGCGGGGCTCGATCGGCCACCCGCTGCCGGGGATCAGCGTGAAGATCGTGGATCCCGCGACGCTCCTGCCGCTGCCGGTCGGCCAGCCCGGCCTGCTCGTCGTCCGCGGGCCCAACGTCATGAAGGGGTATCTCGGCCGCCCGGACAAGACCGCCGAGGTCCTGCGCGACGGCTGGTACGTCACGGGCGACGTCGCCGAGCTGGACCCGGACGGCTTCCTCGTCATCACCGACCGGCTGAGCCGCTTCAGCAAGATCGGGGGGGAGATGGTCCCCCACATCAAGGTCGAGGAAAAGCTCCAGGAGGTCGCCGGCGCGACCGAGCAGGTCTTCGCCGTCACCGGCGTCCCCGACGAGAGGAAGGGGGAGCGGCTCGTCGTGCTCCACACCCTTCCCGAGGAGAAGCTGGCCGCGGTTCTCGAGGCGCTCCCGAAGGCCGGTCTCTCCAATCTCTGGACGCCGCGGGTGGACCAGTTCCACCGGGTCGACGCGCTTCCGCTCCTCGGCTCGGGCAAGCTCGACCTCAGGAAGATCCGCGAGCTGGCCGCGCAGTTCGGCCGCGCGAGCTGA